A stretch of the Acyrthosiphon pisum isolate AL4f chromosome A2, pea_aphid_22Mar2018_4r6ur, whole genome shotgun sequence genome encodes the following:
- the LOC107883726 gene encoding uncharacterized protein LOC107883726, protein MDGNTYTASWDHIVAMYDFDKKNEEFELRTLVKLNDNHINMARSKMKVSNAAQVFSHRVASTMKLVSDNAPKGSLLANAVGTAKFCLFMDKTFDSVNARTINPELGKPLRSAVTDKSPHIDHWKYAIKVFESMKFVNKTNGKSTIPPCIKNWIISLKSFLYLWIQLKKHNFKYFLPRHVNQDSLECFFGSVRSHGVRNINPDAYQFVCSFKTLLINNFTSIKSAGNCEHDDSDGTLDNLKQFIESGTNCSLKEPEENNIINIPMFDLPNTFDVCDFTDMTIGYISGYLARTVLKENKFCRLCKNILISNVKNNNLIRVRDYTTKSLLYPSESFQKIIYQMLYITKYILLT, encoded by the exons ATGGATGGTAACACTTATACAGCGTCTTGGGATCATATTGTTGCTATGTATGATTTCGATAAGAAAAATGAAGAATTTGAACTAAGAACccttgtaaaattaaatgacaACCACATTAACATGGCCAGAAGCAAAATGAAGGTTTCGAATGCAGCACAAGTCTTCAGCCACAGAGTAGCTTCAACAATGAAATTGGTATCTGATAATG CCCCTAAAGGAAGTTTGCTGGCCAATGCTGTAGGCACAGCCAAATTTTGTCTATTCATGGATAAGACATTTGATTCAGTAAATGCCAGGACAATCAATCCTGAGTTGGGAAAACCACTACGAAGTGCAGTAACAGATAAATCTCCCCACATAGATCACTGGAAATATGCAATTAAGGTTTTTGAATCCATGAAGTTTGTCAACAAAACTAACGGTAAATCTACTATACCCCCTTGTATCAAAAACTGGATAATATCTCTAAAATCATTTCTATACCTTTGGATTCAActgaaaaaacataattttaaatatttcttgccAAGGCATGTAAACCAGGATTCTTTAGAATGTTTTTTCGGTAGTGTCCGAAGTCATGGTGTCAGAAATATTAATCCAGATGCATATCAATTTGTTTGttcatttaaaacattattgataAACAATTTCACATCCATAAAATCTGCTGGGAATTGTGAACACGATGACAGTGATGGAACATTGGATAATTTAAAGCAATTTATTGAAAGTGGCACAAATTGTTCATTGAAAGAAccagaagaaaataatataattaatatacccatGTTTGACCTACCAAATACATTTGATGTATGCGATTTCACTGATATGACAATTGGATATATAAGTGGATATTTAGCTCGTACGGTGCtaaaggaaaataaattttgtagactttgtaaaaatattcttatttcaaatgtcaaaaataataatttaataagagtTAGAGATTATACAACTAAATCATTACTTTATCCTAGTGAAagctttcaaaaaataatatatcaaatgttgtatattaccaaatatattttacttacctaA
- the LOC115034125 gene encoding uncharacterized protein LOC115034125 has translation MIHGPCGNSNNRSPCMESGSCSKKYPRPFIQETQTGDDGYPKYRRRAPENGGFTVEINGKTLDNRWVVPYNPVLLRTFGAHINVEYCNSVKSIKYICKYITKGSDQAAFGFENDNDEVKLYESDRYISSSEAVWRILAFPIHERFPTVFHLSVHLENSQRVYFNPNDSSRLTDMINNPPKTTLLAFFDLCKTDDFI, from the exons ATGATCCATGGGCCTTGCGGTAATTCAAACAATAGATCACCCTGTATGGAGTCAGGTAGCTGTAGCAAGAAGTATCCTAGACCTTTCATTCAAGAAACACAGACAGGAGACGACGGGTATCCAAAGTATAGGCGAAGAGCTCCAGAAAATGGTGGTTTTACTGTTGAAATAAATGGTAAGACACTTGATAATCGTTGGGTAGTACCGTATAACCCAGTGCTTTTACGTACATTTGGTGCTCATATTAATGTAGAGTACTGTAACTctgtaaaatctataaaatacatttgtaaatatattacaaaaggAAGTGATCAAGCAGCATTTggttttgaaaatgataatgaTGAAGTCAAGCTTTATGAAAGTGATCGATATATCAGCAGCTCTGAGGCTGTATGGAGAATTCTGGCTTTTCCTATCCACGAGAGATTTCCAACAGTCTTCCATCTTTCCGTGCATTTAGAAAATAGCCAGCGTGTTTATTTCAACCCTAATGACTCCAGTCGTTTAACAGACATGATTAACAATCCACCAAAAACTACTCTTTTAGCATTTTTCGACTTATGTAAAACAGATGATTTT atttga
- the LOC103311454 gene encoding ATP-dependent DNA helicase PIF1-like has protein sequence MEEAVLCGSPFKLRELFAIMLIFCQLSDAISLWEKYKDSLSEDIRHRVELDIQPENVNSIINEVYNKCLVTIEDTVLSLGGTFLQHYGLPQPSRCEAVLQNKDYLREINYDSNILAQYINFNENLLNNEQSYVYNKILEGIEKNTGKTFFLDAPGGTGKTFVINILLARVRKDHGIALAVASSGIAATLLEGGKTAHSVFKLPLNLTRVETPMCNISKQSNIAQVLKDCKLIVWDECTMAHKGGFEALNRTLKDIRGYNSLMGGVTVLLAGDFRQTLPVIPRGTRADEVKSCLKASYLWPHIQKVALNKNMRVHVKGDTSAGIFAEMLLKIGDGNFPSLEGEITIPSNLCTVVSSLSELTSRIYPDIINIKMKPIEWLCERAILTPKNDKAAEINEILLKAFNEKAVEYKSFDSVIQSDDAVHYPLEFLNTLNPSGLPSHKLILKIGAPIMLLRNLNPPKLCNGTRLQVKALHKNVIEAIVITGCARGDIVLIPRITLIPTDYPFEFKRIQFPIKVCFAMTINKSQGQSLSMAGIDLREECFSHGQFYVACSRVSSASSLVILALKGSTKNTVYKEVLR, from the coding sequence ATGGAAGAAGCTGTGCTTTGTGGTTCCCCATTTAAATTACGGGAACTTTTTGCAATTATGTTGATATTTTGTCAATTGTCAGATGCTATAAGTCTTTGGGAAAAATATAAGGACAGTCTTTCAGAAGATATAAGACATCGAGTGGAGTTGGATATACAACCCGAGAATgtgaattcaattattaatgaaGTATACAATAAATGCTTAGTTACTATTGAAGATACAGTTCTATCTCTGGGAGGTACATTTTTGCAACATTATGGTTTACCTCAACCATCAAGATGTGAAGCAGTCTTACAAAATAAAGATTACCTTCGAGAGATCAATtatgattcaaatattttggcacagtatataaattttaatgaaaatttactaaataatgaaCAGTCCTatgtttataacaaaatattagagGGTATTGAAAAGAACACTGGCAAAACATTTTTCTTAGACGCACCTGGAGGTACTGGTAAAACAtttgtcataaatattttattggccaGAGTACGAAAAGATCATGGAATAGCTTTGGCTGTAGCTTCTTCAGGCATCGCTGCTACATTGCTAGAAGGAGGTAAAACAGCTCATTCTGTATTTAAATTACCATTAAACCTAACGAGAGTAGAGACACCTATGTGTAATATTTCCAAACAGAGTAATATAGCACAAGTTCTAAAAGACTGTAAGTTAATAGTTTGGGATGAATGCACAATGGCCCACAAAGGTGGCTTTGAAGCCCTCAATAGAACATTAAAAGATATAAGAGGATATAATAGTTTGATGGGTGGAGTCACTGTGCTGCTAGCAGGAGATTTTCGGCAAACATTACCCGTTATACCTAGGGGTACAAGGGCTGATGAAGTTAAGTCATGTCTAAAAGCTTCGTATTTGTGGCCACATATCCAGAAAGTtgcacttaataaaaatatgagggTACATGTGAAAGGTGACACATCTGCTGGGATTTTCGCTGAGATGTTACTTAAAATAGGAGACGGAAATTTCCCTTCATTGGAAGGTGAGATCACTATTCCCTCAAATTTGTGTACAGTTGTTAGCTCTTTATCAGAACTAACTTCCAGAATTTACccagatataataaatatcaagatGAAACCCATCGAATGGTTGTGCGAGAGAGCCATATTAACTCCAAAGAACGACAAGGCAGCCGAAATCAATGAAATTCTACTAAAGGCATTTAATGAAAAAGCTGTTGAATATAAATCTTTTGATTCTGTGATCCAATCGGATGATGCTGTCCATTACCCCTTAGAATTTCTTAATACTCTGAATCCTTCTGGTCTTCCATCACATAAACTTATCCTTAAAATTGGAGCACCTATAATGTTACTAAGAAATCTTAACCCACCTAAATTGTGTAATGGAACTAGATTGCAAGTTAAAGCTCTgcacaaaaatgtaatagaagctATAGTTATCACTGGGTGTGCTAGAGGAGATATAGTTTTGATCCCGAGAATAACGTTAATACCAACTGATTATCCCTTTGAGTTTAAAAGAATACAATTCCCAATCAAAGTTTGCTTTGCTATGACTATTAATAAGTCTCAAGGACAATCGTTAAGCATGGCAGGGATTGACTTAAGAGAAGAATGTTTTTCACATGGACAGTTCTATGTCGCATGTTCTAGAGTTAGCTCTGCCAGTAGTTTGGTTATTTTAGCCCTAAAAGGCAGTACCAAAAATACTGTTTATAAAGAGGTATTGAGATGA
- the LOC103309628 gene encoding uncharacterized protein LOC103309628 — MIHGPCGNSNNRSLCMESGSCSKKYPRPFIQDTQTGDDGYPKYRRKAPENVYFTVEINGKTLDNRWVVPYNSVLSRTFGAHINVEYCNSVKSIKYICKYSTKGSDQAAFGFENDNDEVKLYESGRYISSSEAV, encoded by the coding sequence ATGATCCATGGGCCTTGCGGTAATTCAAACAATAGATCACTCTGTATGGAGTCAGGTAGCTGTAGCAAGAAGTATCCTAGACCTTTCATTCAAGACACACAGACAGGAGACGACGGGTATCCAAAGTATAGGCGAAAAGCTccagaaaatgtttattttactgttGAAATAAATGGTAAGACACTTGATAATCGTTGGGTAGTACCATATAACTCAGTGCTTTCACGTACATTTGGTGCTCATATTAATGTAGAGTACTGTAACTctgtaaaatctataaaatacatttgtaaatatagTACAAAAGGAAGTGATCAAGCAGCATTTggttttgaaaatgataatgaTGAAGTCAAGCTTTATGAAAGTGGTCGATATATCAGCAGCTCTGAGGCTGTATAG